A stretch of the Nicotiana tabacum cultivar K326 chromosome 6, ASM71507v2, whole genome shotgun sequence genome encodes the following:
- the LOC107812325 gene encoding bidirectional sugar transporter SWEET10 translates to MAGFSTDHWAFAFGVLGNIVSFIVFLSPMPTFYKIYKKKSAEGYQSIPYVIALFSSMLWIYYAFLKTNTTLLITINSFGVFIETIYVGFYLFYAPKKARVQTVKMLLLSVVGGFGAIVLVTQFLFKGAVRGQVVGWICLVFSLCVFVAPLGIVRKVIKTKSVEYMPLLLSVFLTLSAVMWFFYGLLLKDINIAAPNVLGFIFGILQIVLYVIYSKKENAILKEQKLPEIQKQAVILLDENMNNNKKLPELTQEQIIDIVKLGLMVCSDKAHVASCPHDNTCAAKAHENTPPKLQTVEAA, encoded by the exons ATGGCTGGTTTTTCTACAGATCACTGGGCTTTTGCTTTTGGTGTCCTTG GTAACATCGTCTCCTTCATTGTATTCCTTTCTCCAAT GCCCACGTTTTACAAAATTTACAAGAAGAAATCAGCTGAAGGTTATCAATCAATTCCATACGTGATTGCTCTATTCAGTTCCATGCTTTGGATATACTATGCATTTCTCAAGACCAACACTACCCTTCTCATCACTATAAACTCCTTTGGGGTCTTCATTGAAACTATCTACGTTGGTTTCTATCTGTTCTACGCACCAAAGAAAGCCAGG GTCCAAACTGTGAAGATGCTCCTATTGTCAGTGGTGGGTGGCTTTGGTGCTATAGTTCTCGTTACCCAATTTCTATTCAAAGGTGCAGTTCGAGGGCAAGTAGTTGGATGGATTTGCCTTGTATTTTCCTTATGTGTGTTCGTAGCACCCTTAGGCATTGTG AGAAAAGTAATAAAAACAAAGAGTGTGGAATACATGCCATTACTCCTATCAGTGTTTCTCACGTTAAGTGCAGTGATGTGGTTCTTCTATGGTCTTCTACTTAAGGACATCAACATAGCT GCTCCAAACGTATTGGGATTCATCTTTGGTATTCTCCAAATAGTTCTCTACGTAATATACAGCAAAAAAGAGAACGCAATCCTAAAGGAGCAGAAACTTCCAGAGATACAAAAGCAAGCAGTCATTTTGTTGGACGAGAACATGAACAACAACAAGAAGCTTCCAGAACTAACACAAGAACAGATTATTGACATTGTGAAACTTGGTTTAATGGTTTGCTCAGATAAAGCTCACGTAGCGTCGTGTCCACATGATAATACATGTGCAGCCAAAGCTCATGAGAACACGCCGCCCAAGCTACAAACTGTGGAAGCTGCTTAA